Genomic segment of Dromiciops gliroides isolate mDroGli1 chromosome 3, mDroGli1.pri, whole genome shotgun sequence:
ATGAATGCAACCGCAAAACAAAGTAGATAAGTCAGCTTTTCTTGGACATGGCCAGAGACCGATGTCATATGGGCTTGTTCAGCCTAGGCCGCAGTGTGAGCCTCAATGGACAGCATCCGAATTTAGGAAGAGACTAGTTACTGTAGGCAGGGAATATAGGCACTGGTCATGATCAGGAAAAGGTCAAGGTAGTATTTGGCAAGGTAGCATTTGAAGTCAGGAGGGTCTTGGATTGGATGCGGAGGGGATTGAATGAGAACTAAGCCTCAGAGGCAGAAGGCTCTGGACCACCACTCAACAATGGCTCAtattggaatttttctttcctggGATAGGCCAATTCTATCAGGGAGAATATTCAAGAAAGACTGAGGTCTGGCTGAAGGTCCATCTTCATAGTCCTTAGGCTCTTTCTTTGGTCATATCTTCTGGATTTCCAAAGGATTCTTGACAACTGTCTTATAACCTTTCTAACTTTTGATTCATTCTCAGACCAAGAAATCAGACTCCTCCCTCCCCAGACCTTTTTGAACTCATGGGGAAAGGTCAAATCATCAGAACTGATTCAAAATTCCACAAAGAACCTAGGGATGTGGAAGACAAGTCTGAGATTTCCTCTCCCTGACCTTCATCAGGTAGTTTGAGCTATGGAGTCCTTATCCCTCCCAGATCAGAGTCAAGACCTTGGCCCAGTCTTCTAACTCTGACCAGCTGAACTCAATTTGACAAGTAACTAAGTGGCATGGAGTATCATGGAGGTAGACAAATCAGgtcaaagaaaatatgaagagCAGCTTCAAGACAAACACAAATCATTCAATTGAAGCAGAACTATGTCATTGCTCTAGACCCAAACTCTCTACAGTTATTGTAGGAGAGATACATGTAGACAAAATGAGTCAGGGTTTGCAACTAGGTCAGCTATAAGCAGAGTATTGCATTGTGCTCTCAGCCCAATCCCAGTGATTCTTCACAGGAGGTATTTCCAGGCCCAAGAAATAGCATGCCCAAACCTGTACTAGTTCTTGGAGACTTTATCCTTTTTcctgaggaagaggaggaccACTTGGCCACGAATCTGCTTGGTCTTTACACCATAGACTAGTGGGTTGACAGCAGGTGGCACCAGGGGATATATGCTGGCAATGATGATGTGAAGGGATGGGGGCACTCTCTTACCAATGCGATGGGTGAGGAAACTAAACAGTGCAGGTACATAGGTGACGAGGATAGTGAAGATATGGGCAGCACATGTGCCTAGTGCCTTAGAGCGGGCATCCTTGGAGGAGAGTCGGAAAACAGCCTGAAGGATCTTGACATAGGACACAGAAATAAGTCCAATGTCCAGAAATATAACTGAGAAGGACACAAGAATACCATAGACACGATTTATGGAGGTATTGCTACAGGCAAGCTTCACCACAGCCATGTGTTCACAGTAGGTATGTCGTATAATATTCTGGGTACAGTACCTCAGCCGCTTAACGAGCAATGGGCTGGGAAAAACCATTATGATGGCTCTGGCCACACTTAGCAACCCTAGCTTGATGACCAAAGGAGTGGTCAGGATGGTAGCATAATGCAGTGGATAGCAGATGGCAACATAGCGGTCAAAGGCCATGGCTACCAAAAGACCTGATTGTATGCAGCAAAAGGTATGGATTAAGCACATTTGGGCCAAGCAGACATCAAATCCAATGAAATGAGAATCCAGCCAAAATATGTCAAGCATCCTGGGGGCTATGGTTGAGGCAACTGCTACATCATCAAAGGCCAgcatacaaaggaaaaagaacatggGCTGATGAAGGCTGGATTCTCCTCTTATCACAAAGACAATGAGGCCATTCCCAATCAGGGTAAGGGCATAGAGAAGACAAACAGGTATGCTCAACCAATAGTGGAAGACTTCTAGACCAGGAATTCCAGCCAAGAAAAAGGATGAGAAGCCAGGGAGAGTGACGTTGCCCACCATGGTGAAAACCTGCAAGGACTATGAGCTGTGACTCATACAGGACCCAtcctgaaaaaaatgagaaagaagtcaaaTTGCAACAAACTTATGGAATGATCTGAAGACTGGTAACTCAGATCGCTCTTCCCAGTGAAATATAATTCCATGCTCCCTATACACAGATATGTAACCCCAACCTCAACCTAATTAGAGTAATAATTACAGGTCTCATTTTGTAAgggtttttgtttcctttttaaaaaggcatGTCCCTCTATAATTCCCCATTAAATGGTTAGATTATGAATTAAAATTCCTTATTTGTATGGtgggaaaacaaatacaagaaGGAAATGTGATTGTTTCAAGAATATTGAATGACAGTAGCAAAATTAGGATTAAGACATCCAGTTTTCCATACCCCAATCCCAAATATGTTCTCTCTCAAATGAGTAcaagatataataataaaattatgaaaaggataataataataaattactttaaaattatttacacactttatttcattttatccttaccaACATCACTGTGAAGTAGATTGTTATCGGCATTGTCTTTCCTCTTTtgtagatgagcaaactaagactCAGAAATGTTAAGGTAACATGTTCAAACACCCAGCAAATTTTGAATATAGGATTAAAATTGAGGTCTCTCTTAATTTTGAGTCTACTATTCTTACCAGACCACATTCACTGCCTCTGAACAAATGTCCCATGATCCTTTCACAGTTTGATGCTAAGAGGTTATGAAGTTTTCTGTGGAAGTCTAGAGTCCTGATCCTAGTCTTGCTTCACTGAGTAGTATTGAATAAGTCATTTGTCCTCTTTGGGTCTTTCTCTATTATAAAAATAGGAGGTCTCAAATCATGACCTATTTACTCTATTGTGTTTTGTATATGTCCTGATGTAGTTCCATGTATGTTCATGTGAGTTTGTCTCTCACGAAGAATGCTTAGGGAATAGTTTCCATATTTAAGAAATTATGTTTTCCTCTGATGGTTATTTATTCTATCTTTCTCCTTCCATGCAGGATGAGGAGTATGGCTCCACTTGTCTACTGAACCAAACAGaataattttttctcccttcatctctccatctttctttctacaactctttctccctcttattttctccctattcttttgtctgtctttttctctctctctttttacctttaTTAGTCTCTTtgtcttctgttctcttctgtttaGTCCAAAGAGGAAATGTGGCTAATATATTAGAATTTGAGTTCAAAAGGATCTTGGGGGTGTACCAAAATTAGCAGcatgaaatttaataaaactCTTCCTCTATTGTCCCCAGCCTAGGGTAAAGTGATCAGGTTGAagtcaaagaattggaaggagatGAAGAAAGCTATAAAGTTGGAGTCCTGAGTCAGAGATTCAAGTCAGCACCAGCACTCATTCATTGGTACACTGGGCATTATTGTGTATTTACCTACTGTTCAAGACTCAACTAAAATTCCATACCCTCAGTCTAGTGTTCCACGATTATCTGCTATCCTCAATCAACTGCCAAATGGAAGAGAGCCCTCCTTTCTCTGAAATCCTATTATTAATCTTGTTTATCCTAAAACACATCATATTGCCTCTTTTTTCAGTGTCTATGTATCTTTTTCTCTACCATACTTCATGGAATGCTCTCTGACAGCAATTACTATGACTGTTTCACCATTGAATTCCCCATGACTCTGGCATATAGGAGCCACTCAGGAaatattgttgaatgaatgaatggtgtcCCTGAGacctttttttctccaaattaatAATCCCTAAGTACATCAACTATTCCTCATATGGAAGAATTGTCAAACCTCTAACTCTTCTGGACTTACTTCTTTATATATTCCCTAATTGATCAAGGTCTGTCCTAAAGTCTGACACCTGGAACTACACTCAGTACTCCAGATAAAACCTGACtaagacagagaaaggaggatAATATAGACCTCCCATTAGACACAACACTATTACTGCAACCCTTTAGAAATGATTTGGTCTTGTCATTTTTCAACTGTATCCAACcctctatgaccccatttagggattTCTTAGTAGAAATAGTGGAATGGTTTCACATTTTTTCTCtagttcattatacagatgaggaaactgtggcaaacagggttgggtaacctgcccagggtcacgcagctagtgaatgtctaaaacaaaattgaaacaaaggaaaatgagactttctggctccaggtcaggcattctatctactgtaccacctagctgctccattagAAGTgataaaatggggggcagctaggtggcatagtggataaagcactggccttggattcaggaggacctgagttcaaatccagcctcagacacttgacacttactagctgtgtgatcctgggcaagtcacttaaccctcattgcccccccacacacacacacacaaaaagtgataccatggggggggcagctaggtggcatagtagataaagcactggccttgaattcaggaggacctgagttgaaatgcagcttcagacatttgacacttactacctatgtgacactgggcaagtgacttaaccttcattaccctgcaaaaacaaaacaaaacaaaacaaccaaaaaaataagtGATACCATGCTGCTTACTGACTGTATGGGAAACTAAAGTCCTTAGTTCTTTTTCATGTGAACTTCCATCAAGTCAGATATTTCcaatcttgtcatttttcttgGACTGGATCCTGATTTCATTAATCAAGGAATTTCTAGTGAAGCTGCAAcctctaccaattcagataaTGACCTGTCTTGTAGAATTGCCTGGAGCACAAAGATTTCCAGTGACTTCCCTAGAGTGATACACATAGTGgatatgtgtcagagatgagacttgaacctaggtcttcttgattctttgAACAGTTCTCTAACCAATCCAGTCATGCCTTGTTTAATTTCATTACACTTTATTGAACTTCACAGGTATTGTGTTTTTAACAAATTGAAGTTTTGTGGCAATCCTGCATCAAGCAAGTCTATCAGCTCCATTTTTACAAAAGCATGTGCTCACATTATGTCTCTATGTCACATTTTGTTAATTctcataatatttcatttttttcattattatatctgttattgtgctctgtgatcagtgatctttgatatgactattataattataatagtcagcagccatcaatatTGAGGCAAGACTCTCAACCAGCAAAAAGATTTCAGCCCattgaaggctcagatgatggttagcattttttagcaataaattaatgttaattaaggtatgtacatttttagacataatactttTGAACACTTAATAGGCCACACTCTAGTATAAACAACTTTTATATGCACCAGAAGAACAAAAAATacatgtgacttgctttattggcATGGTCTAGAACATAATCTGTAGTATCTCTAAAGTATGCCAGTATTCTTTCTTGTCTCTCCTgcatttaaaattgtatttatatttgtatatatattttcacaaatataggtatatattttcaaaaaaattattgaaactTTCTGATTTCTCAGAGATCTTCAAATTCCGAAtttatcacattctttttttgtagggaaatgatagttaagtgacttgcccagggtcacacagctagtaagtgtcaagtgtctgagactggatttagactcaggtcctcctaaatccagggccagtgctttatccactgcgccacctagctacccctcacaTTCTGAATGTGTGATGTATTTTCCTCTCCCTAGGATTTTGCTCATGCTTGTCTCATAATAGGAAAATaaactttcttcctctctctgtccccctcacACTTCAAGGCCAAGGTACAATCCTACCTAGTCCATAACACCTTACTTCACTACTCCCATTGTCAGAAGtgaactttctcctggttctgaaaTTTCCATTCATTTATATAACGTGATAATTCACTTGACAATTGTTCTCATGTAGCAAAGTAGCAAAGTAGAATCTACTTTGAGCTGCTATGAAAATAGTGAATTATGTAGCTGATGACATATTTATGTTCTACCTCCCCTACTAGAATttaactccttgaagacaagaagtTTCTCTCATTCACCTCAGGGAGTCATACAGTGCCCAATGGAGAGCCCTTTATAAAATGGGTATTCAGTAAATGTGTGTTAACTGAATTTGATAGGATGACTATCCCAGACTTTTCCTAATCGGCACATGATATTGACCATAATTCTTCCCCAATTCTCTCCTCCTAAATATGCCTTCTCTGTGACTTTTGCTGACACTCttttcccaacacacacacacacacacacacacacacactcaaatacACTGGCCAGGACAGAAACATTGCACTATCTATTCATGTTTCCTTTTAGAGAAACATCAttttagacagctaggtggcacagtggatagatagagggCTGGACACAGAAGgagaagacctaatttcaaattcagcctcatatgcttactagctatatgtccTGGGCtattcacttaacttctatctaccTTAggttccttatctgaaaaatgggaataataatagcacctacctcccaggattattgtgaggataaaatgagatttgtgccatataaatatttgtataataatagcaacaataaacaagaacagtaataataatgatgatttttttaacaTCTTGAGCTGGGTCAATGCCTGCTGGCTGACTTGCCCCAAGCACCTTTCCTCACATTCTCACCTGTGAAGATTCAGTGAATAGCAGAAGTCAAATGTAGGTTCCATTGTGCTCATAAACATCAGTCCATATCCTTCTAAATAAGTGCTGAATTCCTGAGTCCAAACCACTGACTCAGCTTCTACTCTGCCCCCCAACCTAATCCCTGGCTTTAGAGCCTTCTTCCAGCCTCATTTGAGAGAAAGAATGCTGGAGTCTAGAAGCCTGAGTTCTATTGTAAGGCTTCTCCTGATTTACTGTGTAAGGCTGGGCAAGGTACTTCTCTCTTCTAAGCCTCAGCTTTATCAATTATAAAGAAAGAGGAAGTTGGATAAGTTGATTTCTAATGTCCTTTTCTAGATCTGAAATCCCATCTAATCTGCCCCATTCCGGTCCTCAACTCTGACATGATCTCTTACTTTTAGGTTATTTCTCCAGGCCAATCACTGGACACACACTgtgtttttttctcctatttcttccaCTGTATTCTCATCTGGGAACAAGTACACCCAGCTAAGTTTAATGTCCATCCCTTCACAATTACTCACCAAATATAAGAGGAGTTGATTCCTGAGCAAACAAAAAGCACCTCTCTGAACTGAATTGGCTGGAATGGTTTCTTTATGATCAGGTTTATTCCCCCAAGGTTAATGTTTCCAGGGCAGCAGGCAGATTCTGAAGACTCTGGGGGCATTGCTATCATGCCTATCTATCCAAGGACCTCTGTTGGCATGAACCAGTGTTGTGGTGAAAAGAGAAGAATGGAGAAAGTTAGGCAGGTATTCCAGGACTAGACTCCCTAGAGGGGCTTCCTCTCTCTTCATTACCCAGATTTCAGGCCGAAAAAGTCCCTCACCTCAGTCATCTAGACTATTG
This window contains:
- the LOC122751481 gene encoding putative olfactory receptor 52P1, with protein sequence MVGNVTLPGFSSFFLAGIPGLEVFHYWLSIPVCLLYALTLIGNGLIVFVIRGESSLHQPMFFFLCMLAFDDVAVASTIAPRMLDIFWLDSHFIGFDVCLAQMCLIHTFCCIQSGLLVAMAFDRYVAICYPLHYATILTTPLVIKLGLLSVARAIIMVFPSPLLVKRLRYCTQNIIRHTYCEHMAVVKLACSNTSINRVYGILVSFSVIFLDIGLISVSYVKILQAVFRLSSKDARSKALGTCAAHIFTILVTYVPALFSFLTHRIGKRVPPSLHIIIASIYPLVPPAVNPLVYGVKTKQIRGQVVLLFLRKKDKVSKN